A portion of the Desulfobacterales bacterium genome contains these proteins:
- a CDS encoding glucose-1-phosphate adenylyltransferase, which translates to MRKNLVVVDTLVLLLAGGVGSRLNLLVQTRAKPAVPFAGLYRIIDFALSNVMNSGLTQVGVLTQYKPLSLMRHLGTGAAWDFTGRTRGVKILPPRTGARDSDWYKGTADAVRQNLDFITAYSSQEILILSGDHIYKMDFDAMIRHHREKKADVTIGMMEVPDSEIHQFGAGITDDKGRIVEWEEKPRVARTNLASMGIYVFDTDYLIALLAEDREEIDFGMHLIPKAIGRDNVFAYPFHSYWRDVGTIQAYWEANMDVLRPDSGISPQGWGVRPNSEAGAGVADRCPVRFAVGCEVHGSMIAAGCVIKGTVRNSVLSPGVVVEAGARVRDSIIFDDCLIEKGAVVDLAILDKRVRVCRNAVVGSGDGNDTPNRLYPTHLYTGITLVGKEAEVPAKAVIGRNCIIQSWCSPDDFPGAAVGDGESV; encoded by the coding sequence ATGAGAAAAAACCTGGTGGTGGTGGATACCCTGGTGCTCCTGCTCGCCGGCGGGGTGGGCAGCCGGCTTAATCTCCTTGTCCAGACCCGGGCCAAACCGGCGGTGCCCTTTGCCGGTCTGTACCGGATCATTGATTTTGCCTTGAGCAATGTGATGAACTCCGGCCTGACCCAGGTCGGGGTGCTCACCCAGTATAAACCCCTGTCGCTGATGCGCCATCTCGGCACCGGCGCGGCCTGGGACTTTACCGGCCGCACCCGCGGGGTGAAGATCCTGCCGCCGCGCACCGGGGCCAGGGACTCGGACTGGTATAAGGGCACTGCCGACGCAGTGCGCCAGAACCTGGATTTCATCACTGCCTATTCCTCGCAAGAGATTCTGATTCTCTCCGGCGACCATATCTACAAGATGGACTTTGATGCGATGATCCGGCACCACCGGGAGAAAAAGGCCGATGTTACCATCGGGATGATGGAGGTGCCCGACAGTGAGATTCACCAGTTCGGGGCCGGAATCACCGATGACAAGGGCAGGATCGTCGAATGGGAGGAGAAACCCAGGGTGGCGCGGACCAACCTGGCCTCCATGGGCATCTATGTCTTTGATACCGACTACCTGATCGCGCTGCTTGCCGAAGATCGCGAGGAGATCGATTTCGGCATGCATCTTATCCCCAAGGCCATTGGCCGGGATAACGTGTTTGCCTATCCCTTCCACAGCTACTGGCGGGATGTGGGTACTATCCAGGCCTACTGGGAGGCCAATATGGATGTGCTGCGCCCGGACTCCGGGATTTCTCCGCAAGGCTGGGGGGTCCGGCCCAATTCAGAGGCCGGGGCCGGGGTGGCCGACCGGTGTCCGGTGCGGTTTGCCGTTGGTTGTGAAGTGCATGGGTCAATGATCGCGGCCGGCTGTGTGATCAAGGGCACGGTCCGCAACTCGGTGCTTTCGCCCGGGGTGGTGGTGGAGGCGGGCGCCCGGGTGCGTGATTCGATTATCTTTGACGATTGCCTGATCGAAAAGGGCGCGGTTGTGGATCTGGCCATCCTGGACAAGCGGGTGCGGGTGTGCCGGAATGCGGTGGTGGGCAGCGGTGACGGCAATGATACGCCGAACCGGCTTTATCCCACCCATCTATATACCGGGATTACCCTGGTGGGCAAAGAGGCGGAGGTGCCGGCCAAGGCGGTGATCGGCCGCAACTGTATCATCCAGTCCTGGTGTTCTCCGGATGATTTTCCCGGCGCCGCGGTTGGAGACGGGGAGTCGGTCTAA
- a CDS encoding alpha/beta hydrolase, which yields MPSLMVNGVELYYQLRGQGPLLLFIHGLGSSGRDWQPQVDYFSRRYRTMTVDLRGHGRSGKPPGPCPVALLAADVSALLAALDIRRVHLVGISLGGMVGFQLAADQPELVASLVVVNTMAECVLRRPGQWFQYLRRLAVIRFLGMRRLGVFLGKRLFPKPEQQELRRTFVERWADNDPGAYRAVLKGMIGWSVVDRLPAIRCPVLVVAAEDDYTPLAAKQAYLARLCRGELALLADLGHAAPAEDPARFNIVLERFLASHAR from the coding sequence ATGCCTTCTTTAATGGTCAACGGGGTTGAGCTTTATTATCAGCTGCGCGGTCAGGGGCCGCTGCTGCTCTTTATCCATGGCCTTGGTTCCAGCGGCCGTGACTGGCAGCCGCAGGTCGATTATTTTTCTCGCCGCTATCGCACGATGACCGTTGATCTGCGCGGCCACGGGCGTTCGGGAAAGCCGCCCGGCCCCTGCCCGGTTGCGCTACTGGCCGCCGATGTCTCGGCCCTGCTGGCGGCGCTGGACATCCGCCGGGTCCATCTGGTCGGCATCTCCCTGGGCGGGATGGTCGGCTTTCAACTGGCAGCGGATCAGCCGGAGCTGGTGGCCAGCCTGGTGGTGGTCAATACCATGGCCGAGTGCGTGCTGCGCCGGCCCGGCCAATGGTTTCAATATCTGCGCCGGCTGGCTGTTATCCGGTTCCTGGGGATGCGCCGGCTGGGCGTTTTTCTCGGCAAACGCCTTTTCCCGAAACCGGAACAGCAAGAGCTGCGCCGGACATTTGTCGAGCGCTGGGCGGACAATGATCCCGGCGCCTATCGGGCCGTGCTCAAGGGGATGATCGGCTGGAGCGTGGTTGACCGTCTGCCCGCCATCCGCTGTCCGGTTCTGGTGGTGGCCGCGGAAGATGATTATACCCCGCTGGCCGCCAAACAGGCGTATCTTGCTCGACTGTGCCGCGGCGAACTGGCGCTACTCGCTGATCTCGGTCATGCGGCGCCGGCCGAGGACCCGGCCCGTTTCAACATTGTTCTGGAACGATTTCTCGCTTCCCACGCGCGGTAG
- a CDS encoding cyclase family protein, with protein MKIHDISLPVSEQLPVWPGDPRVAIDSLSHLERGDVCTVSRISFSAHSGTHVDAPAHFIKDGATVDSLALDTLIGPARVVDTGAAREITAPLLAGLPIPGDTERLLFRTLNSEIWNRPAPEFVEDFVAISADGARWLKEKGIRLVGIDYLSVAPFAHGVATHRILLQAGIVLLEGLNLAGITPGLYQLVCLPLKLVGGDGAPARAVLIEEE; from the coding sequence ATGAAGATCCACGACATATCCCTGCCGGTCTCGGAGCAGCTTCCGGTCTGGCCCGGCGATCCGCGGGTTGCGATCGACTCTTTGAGTCATCTTGAGCGCGGCGATGTTTGCACCGTGAGCCGGATATCATTCTCGGCCCACAGCGGCACCCATGTGGATGCGCCGGCCCATTTTATTAAAGACGGGGCTACAGTGGATTCCCTGGCCCTGGATACCCTGATCGGCCCGGCCCGGGTGGTGGATACCGGCGCGGCCCGGGAGATCACCGCGCCGCTGCTGGCCGGGCTTCCGATCCCAGGGGATACGGAACGGCTGTTGTTCCGCACCCTGAACTCGGAGATCTGGAACCGGCCGGCGCCGGAGTTTGTCGAGGATTTTGTCGCGATCAGCGCGGATGGGGCCCGGTGGCTCAAGGAAAAGGGAATCCGTCTGGTGGGGATCGACTATCTGTCGGTGGCGCCCTTTGCCCACGGGGTTGCCACCCACCGGATCCTGCTCCAGGCCGGGATCGTTCTGCTGGAGGGCCTCAACCTGGCCGGGATCACGCCTGGTCTTTATCAGCTTGTCTGCCTGCCCCTGAAACTGGTGGGCGGTGACGGGGCCCCGGCCCGGGCGGTTTTGATCGAAGAGGAGTGA
- a CDS encoding gluconokinase, with amino-acid sequence MPSPLIIILLGVAGSGKTTVGKLLAADLSWRFHDADEFHPRANILKMKQGHPLTDADRRPWLDLLAGLIRSHINRQEPAVVACSALKQKYRDRLAGACPRLVFVHLRGDPELIRQRLTNRSGHFFHPGLLAGQFADLEEPADGLVVDIALSPAEIVALIREQPGLRRGEQR; translated from the coding sequence ATGCCAAGTCCGTTGATTATCATCCTGCTGGGAGTGGCCGGTAGCGGCAAGACCACGGTGGGTAAACTCCTGGCCGCGGACCTGTCCTGGCGGTTCCATGATGCCGACGAATTCCACCCCCGGGCCAATATCCTCAAGATGAAGCAGGGACACCCCCTGACCGATGCGGACCGCCGGCCCTGGCTGGATCTCCTGGCCGGGTTGATCCGTTCCCATATTAACAGACAGGAGCCAGCGGTTGTTGCCTGTTCGGCGCTGAAGCAGAAATATCGCGACCGTCTGGCCGGGGCTTGCCCGAGGCTGGTCTTTGTTCACCTGCGTGGTGATCCGGAACTGATCCGGCAGCGCTTGACAAACCGGTCCGGTCATTTTTTTCACCCTGGTCTGCTGGCCGGCCAGTTTGCCGATCTGGAGGAGCCGGCAGACGGCCTGGTCGTGGATATTGCCTTAAGTCCGGCAGAGATCGTCGCCTTGATCCGGGAGCAACCGGGGCTGCGACGCGGTGAACAGCGTTAA
- a CDS encoding CBS domain-containing protein: MLKVGDLMTGEVFVLQATQTLALVRSLMRNKHVRHVPIVDDQDRFVGLLTHRDLLAQTISMLAEIDESEQEELDRGIPIANVMKRDVVTVPPDMDLYSAIKILLDHKYGCLPVVNDDKLVGIVTEADFLKLTMKLLDEHQPTPDS; this comes from the coding sequence ATGCTAAAGGTAGGTGATCTGATGACCGGCGAGGTCTTTGTGCTCCAGGCCACCCAGACCCTGGCCCTGGTCCGGTCGCTGATGAGGAACAAACATGTTCGCCATGTGCCCATTGTTGACGACCAGGACCGGTTCGTCGGTCTCCTGACCCACCGGGACCTGCTGGCCCAGACCATCTCCATGCTGGCGGAGATCGATGAGTCCGAGCAGGAGGAACTGGACCGCGGCATCCCCATTGCCAATGTGATGAAGCGGGACGTGGTCACCGTCCCGCCGGACATGGACCTCTACTCGGCGATCAAGATCCTGCTCGATCACAAGTATGGCTGCCTGCCGGTGGTCAATGACGACAAGCTGGTGGGCATTGTCACTGAAGCGGATTTCCTCAAGCTGACCATGAAACTCCTGGACGAACACCAGCCGACACCTGATAGCTGA
- a CDS encoding DHHA1 domain-containing protein, with translation MGRKGNNKKLQNRTYCRNRLRILVHTTAKERLRQFLELFRKEDEVLVVINADPDALACAQAVKRLLRFRVKGLTISYPNEVRRLNNMAMMDLLKIRGERLQTLKVSDYSKKVLLDSQPTHLPIFEKIDFDAVIDHHPLTGGWEAGYVDIRPDYGAASSILVEYLRAGGMKPSVPLATALFYAIKVDTQNFEKKARLADAISFRYLFNIANQNLVRKIELSELRVSELSYFRTALAEMKISKHRLYVHIGRVRTPDILVIIADFLNHVHDIAWVFVSGIHGERLVVIFRCDGYKKNAGKTAKKIFGSIGSAGGHREAARAEVSLRNLPEEGRGFSTKTLQQLATKHMI, from the coding sequence ATGGGCCGTAAAGGAAATAATAAAAAATTGCAGAATAGAACCTACTGCAGGAACCGGCTCAGGATCCTGGTTCACACCACGGCCAAGGAAAGATTACGTCAGTTTCTGGAGTTGTTCCGGAAGGAGGACGAGGTCCTGGTCGTCATCAATGCCGATCCCGACGCCCTGGCCTGCGCCCAGGCGGTCAAGAGGCTGCTTCGTTTCCGGGTCAAGGGCCTCACCATCAGCTACCCCAACGAAGTCCGGCGGCTGAACAATATGGCAATGATGGACCTGCTCAAGATCCGGGGCGAGCGGCTGCAGACGCTGAAGGTTTCCGACTACAGCAAGAAGGTCCTGCTGGATTCTCAGCCCACCCATCTGCCCATTTTTGAAAAGATCGATTTTGACGCGGTGATCGACCACCATCCCCTGACCGGGGGCTGGGAGGCCGGGTATGTTGATATCCGGCCCGATTACGGCGCTGCCTCCTCGATACTGGTGGAGTATTTGCGGGCCGGCGGGATGAAGCCGTCGGTTCCCCTGGCCACGGCCCTGTTTTATGCGATTAAGGTCGATACCCAGAATTTTGAAAAAAAGGCCCGCCTGGCCGATGCCATCTCTTTCCGCTATCTTTTCAATATCGCCAACCAGAACCTGGTGCGCAAGATCGAACTATCCGAGCTGCGGGTCTCCGAGCTGAGCTATTTCCGCACCGCCCTGGCCGAGATGAAGATCAGCAAGCATCGGCTGTATGTCCATATCGGCCGGGTCCGTACTCCCGACATCCTGGTGATCATCGCTGATTTCCTCAACCATGTCCATGATATCGCCTGGGTCTTTGTCTCGGGAATCCATGGCGAGCGGCTGGTGGTGATCTTCCGCTGCGACGGTTATAAAAAAAATGCCGGCAAGACCGCGAAAAAAATCTTCGGCTCCATAGGCTCGGCCGGGGGGCACCGGGAGGCGGCCCGGGCCGAGGTGTCGCTCAGGAATCTGCCCGAGGAGGGCCGGGGTTTTTCCACCAAAACCTTGCAGCAGTTGGCCACCAAACATATGATCTGA
- a CDS encoding glucose-1-phosphate adenylyltransferase, giving the protein MRLKPKTLAMILAGGRVDELNVLTYYRPKSAVPFGGFARVIDFPLSNLMHSGLERVAILSQYRSYSLINHIGTGAAWDMLGRYRGISILPPFQGSGESRWYRGSADAVFQNLDFVQYHDPEEVLILSGDHVYKMDYQEVIRYHRQKDADLTIAFLQVPLVEAHRFGVAALDDEDGDLGGRVLDYREKPENPEFSWASLTVFCFNPRVLYQVLGDNAREDQSFEFGRDILPRMMAAGRRVYGYKFRGYWGYTRTIDEFWQTNMDLLGPDPKIRLDEWQIRTNLEHRGVRDFQPMTAGRRASLQDSMVYNGCVIEGRVEHSIIFPGVHVRPGAVVRDSVLFFNNLVHGGARLNKVVSDVNTVFGPEVRIGECGPAAGQQVTVVGWNNHIPDRTEIGAGCTLYPHLDPDRIPHLIPTGEVIR; this is encoded by the coding sequence ATGAGGCTGAAGCCGAAAACTCTGGCAATGATCCTGGCTGGCGGCCGGGTGGACGAACTTAACGTCCTTACCTATTACCGGCCCAAGTCGGCGGTTCCCTTTGGCGGTTTTGCCCGGGTGATCGATTTCCCCTTGAGCAACCTGATGCATTCCGGGCTGGAGCGGGTGGCGATCCTGAGCCAGTACCGGAGTTATTCCCTGATCAACCATATCGGCACCGGCGCGGCCTGGGACATGCTCGGCCGGTACCGGGGAATTTCCATCCTGCCGCCCTTTCAGGGCTCCGGCGAGTCGCGCTGGTACCGGGGCTCGGCCGATGCGGTGTTTCAGAACCTCGATTTCGTCCAGTACCATGATCCCGAGGAGGTCCTGATCCTGTCCGGCGACCATGTCTACAAGATGGACTACCAGGAGGTGATCCGCTACCATCGGCAAAAAGACGCCGACCTGACCATTGCCTTTCTCCAGGTGCCCCTTGTTGAGGCGCATCGGTTCGGGGTGGCGGCCCTGGATGACGAGGACGGCGATCTGGGCGGCCGGGTCCTTGATTATCGGGAAAAGCCCGAGAATCCGGAGTTCAGCTGGGCCTCGCTCACCGTGTTCTGTTTCAATCCCCGGGTCCTGTACCAGGTTCTTGGCGACAATGCCCGCGAGGACCAGTCCTTTGAGTTCGGCCGGGATATCCTGCCGCGGATGATGGCCGCCGGCCGCCGGGTTTACGGGTATAAGTTCCGTGGCTACTGGGGCTACACCCGGACCATTGACGAGTTCTGGCAGACCAACATGGATCTGCTCGGGCCTGATCCGAAGATAAGGCTCGATGAATGGCAGATCCGCACCAACCTCGAACATCGCGGGGTCCGTGATTTTCAGCCGATGACCGCGGGCCGCCGCGCCTCGCTGCAGGACAGCATGGTCTATAACGGCTGTGTGATCGAGGGACGGGTGGAGCACTCGATCATCTTTCCCGGGGTCCATGTCCGGCCCGGCGCGGTGGTGCGCGACTCGGTGCTGTTCTTCAACAACCTGGTGCACGGGGGGGCGCGGCTCAACAAGGTGGTCAGCGATGTCAACACCGTGTTCGGCCCCGAGGTCCGGATAGGGGAGTGCGGCCCGGCCGCCGGGCAGCAGGTCACGGTTGTCGGCTGGAACAACCACATCCCCGACCGGACCGAAATAGGGGCCGGCTGCACCCTGTATCCGCACCTGGACCCGGACAGAATTCCGCACCTGATCCCGACCGGGGAGGTGATTCGATGA